A region of the Candidatus Moraniibacteriota bacterium genome:
AGAGGCTCCTATTCCTTTTAATATCTCAACCATGCGAAAAACATCCTCAATTAGAGGAACGTTGGAAATAGTACAAGGCTCATTTGTAAGCAATGTAGCAGCTAAAATAGGCGTAGTCGCGTTTTTCGAACCCCTTACATCTATGCTTCCAGAAAGCCTTTTTCCACCTTTTATTTCAAAATAGTCCATAGATTTAGTATACATGAGTAATATTTTTTTTCAACCTCAGAAGGGTTATTTTTATTTATACAAGCAAAGTACTTTAAATAACAAAAAAGTAAGCCTATTTTATGCTTACTTTTTTCTAATAATGACCTTGATAATTTACCAAGCGTTAAAAAATATGTCTTATAAAATAATTAAAAAATACTTTTCAATAAACATCATAGAATTTTGTATTCTTGTTTTTCTGCAGAATAAACAGAGGATCATGTTTTTTGTGTATGACTGCAGCAATATCAATTAAAATAAGGAAGATTGCAAATCCGAAAGCCAAAGACCAACCTATGATTGCTGATTGATTATTTTTAAAAAGAACATCTAAACTTGTTTTATCAGAAATTCCTGCCACCTTGCTTGGCTTTTTTTCTTGGGTATTTATATCAGATACTGTGCTTATTGGCATATTGCCACTAGATATGTTTTGTTGCATCTGTTTTCCAAACATTTGCACAACAACAACCGCCCTTTGTCCATCAATTATGCCCTGTTTAACAGCAATCCCCGTTTCATCATAATTTTCATTTAATATATTTTTTCGATGCGTTGGACTATTCATCCAAGCTTTCTGCTGATCTTCAGCACTTGTAAAATTTATAGCTAAATTTTCTCCAGCATATCTATATCCATATTTATTTTCATTTATCCAGTCCCATGGCGACTTTCCTTGTGGCGATATGTGTGCAAAATAATTGTTTTCAATCATATCCTGAGCTTTTTGCTCTGCAGCTTTTTGCAAAATATCATTCTTTTTTAAAACAGCTACATTGCTAGATTTTCTTGCATTATTTACAAGCTTTATAATAATATCTGCTGTAATATCACTTGCTTTAACTAAGGGCGCAAAAAAAACTACAAACATTGCAAGACTTATAAAAATCTCTGCAACAAGTGCCTTACTAAGGGTATTTTTACTTTTTTCTGTTATATGCAGCATTCTTTTATTAATTCGTTATTTTTTTACAGCTTCTTTAAACTTATCGCCACGATCAAATTCATTGGCAAAAAGACCAAAACTTGCAGCACCAGGAGAAAGAAGAACAATATCGTTTTTTTGTGCTTTTTTTCGAGCAATTGAAACTGCTTCTTCCATTGAATTAACAACTTCAAATAAATCAACTAGACCCTTTTCTGAAATATCATTGATTTCATTTATAATTTTTTCTGTTGCGTTTCCTTTTAGTAAAACCAGATATTTTGTTTTTTCAATAATTTTCTTTGCAAATTTTTTAAAATCAAGATTTTTGTCTGTTCCTCCTGCGATAAGAATGACTGGCTGACTAAAAGATTCCAACGCCAATATTGCAGCATCAGGAATAGTAGCCGCAGTATCATTGTAATATTTTATTCCGTTTGACTCTAAAACAAATTCTAAACGATGTTCGGTTCCTTTAAGTTTAGGCAATGCTTTTTTGATTTCTGGCACAGAAATTCCGTATGCATAAACAGCTCCTATGGCCGCCATTACATTACTAAGATTATGCTTGCCTAAAATATTGATTTTTTCTGTAGAAATAATTCTTTTTATATCTACTCCATCGTTCAAAAAAATAATATTATCTTCAATAAAAACAGAGGGGCTATATTTTATTGGTGAATATGAGAAACTTATAATTTGACTTTTATTTTCTTTGACCATTTCATGAATCTGCTGGTCATCGCCATTTATAATCAGCCAGTCTTTTGTATTTTGATTGGAAAAAATATATTGCTTATCTTCAATATACTTTTCCATTGTTTTGTAATAATTGAGATGATCGATAAAAATGTTTGTGATTACTGCAATATGCGGACTTACTTTTTCTCTGCCAAGAGCAGAAAGTCTCCAGCTTGAAAGTTCAAAAACAGGGATAGAATCTTTTTCTAACTTTTCAAGCCTGTCCATAACAGAAATCTGACCAATCCCCACTTTTATAGGATTCTTTCCAGCCGACTTAAGAATGTCGTATATAATTTTTGAAGTTGTTGTTTTGCCTTTGCTTCCTGTCACTCCAATTATCTTATTTTTGCATAACTTAAAAAACAGACCTGAATCCATTTCAACAGGAATATTGTTTTCAAGAGCTATTTTGATATGTTTTTCATTCCAAGGAACAGCAGGATTTTTAATCACCATATCAACTTTTGTAAAATCTTCATTTCTGTGATGCCCAAGAATAAAGTGAACATTTTTCACGCCTTTTAATTTTTCCAGTGAAGATTCCAGATGCTCCTTGGTTTTTATATCAGTCGCAATTACTTTTGCTCCATGATCTGACAAAAATTTTATCATACCAACACTTCCGCCATGCAATCCGATTCCCATGACAGTAATTTTTTTATCTTTGAAAAAAGAAGCATCCATAGTCTGTATTTTTAGAATTCAAAAAAAGATGATTTTCTTTTAATAACTTCGCCTGACCTCATGCTAGTCATAATTCCATTTTTAATAATAGGTTTTCCATTAATAATAACCCAGTCTATGCCTTGTGAATATTTATAAGGATTTTCAATTGTTGCCATATCGCGGATTAAGTTTGGATCAAAAACGACTATATCAGCATAATTTTTTTCTTTAATTATGCCTCGTTTTTTTATTTTAAACTTTTCGGCAGGCAGACCACTCATTTTATAAACAGCTTCTTCCCAGCTAATAATTTCTTTTTTTCTTACGTAGTTTGCAAATATCCTTGGAAAAGTACCAAAACTTCTAGGGTGCACAAGCTCACCTGTTTTACTATGTTCAATTTTATATCCAGAACCATTGGATGAAATTATTGAAAAAGGATTCATGATGCATTTATCAATATTTTCTTCGCTTAGAAGTTCAATCATTGTTATTACACGCCCTTCACTTGCAATAAGCAAATCGATAATAACTTCCTCTACGCTTTTTTCTTGAGCTTTTGCAATCTCTGAGATTTTTTTATGGTTGAGCGTTTTATCTATATTAGAAACGGAAATTATTATTTTTGAATAATCAAATTCGCTTTCTTTCATTTCTTTTATAATACTTTCCCTATTATTTGGGTCTTTTAGCCTGGAAATCATCATATTGCGACCGCCTTCTGTTGCCCAGTCAGGAAGCAATATATAAAGAACATTGCCAGTCACAGTATAAGGATAAACATCAAAATTAACATCTATTCCTTCTTTACGGGCTTTTTCAATAACATTCAGAGCTTTTCCCATAATATTCCAATTTCTCATGCCCACAGCTTTTAAGTGAGAAATTTGCAGACGTACCCCTGTAACTCTAGCGACACCTATAGCTTCTTCTATTGAATTAAGAAGTTCATGACCCTCTCCCCTAATGTGTGTAGCGTAAACTCCATCATATTTCTTTACAACTTCTGCTAATTCTTCAATTTCAAGCGAAGACGCCAGTTTTGCGTGCGTATAAACCAGACCAGTAGACAAGCCTAGAGCTCCTTCTTTCATCGCCTGCTCAAGCATTTTTTTCATAGTTTCCATTTCAACAGAGTTAATGTCGCGAACTTCATCACCTACCAATCCTCTACGAAGCGTTTCATGGCCAACTAAACTACCGAAATTTAAAGATATATTTTTTTTGCTTACTTCCTCCAGAAAATCTTTCATGCTAACCCAATTAAAACTGATCTTTTTTATATCCGCCCATTTTTGGATAGATTTCATAACATGGTGATCAACAAGCGGAGCTATAGATGATCCACAATTCCCACCAACAATAGTCGTTATTCCTTGATAAATAAGACTTTCTAGTGCTGGATCAGAAAAAATTCTCCAATAAGTATCAGAATGGTTATTGATATCAATAAAACCCGGCGTAACATATCTTTTAGTAGCATCAATTTCTATCTCAGTACATTCATTTTTTAGATCGCCGATGTAAGTTATTACGCCTTCTTGTATGCCTATATCAGCTCGGTACATTGGCTTGCCGCTTCCATCTATAATAGTTCCATTTTTTATTATTATATCGTACATAATTTTATTTTTTATATTGTATTTTTTACAAAACTTGCTTTAATTATAACATTTTTTAAAGCCAATTAGCAAACAATCAATGTCTTATTGAAAATAAAAAAATTCCCGCTCCAAGCAGGAATTTATTGCTGTGTATTCTATAACCATCCTTTAATTTTTAGCCCTTCCCTGGCAGCTTCACGCTGAGCTTCTTGCTTTGAATTACCACTGCCTTCTGCTATAAGTTTATCACCAAGAAAAACTCCCACAACAAAATGCTTGTCATGATCAGGACCCCAATCCTTGATAACCTTATAAATTGGCGTTATTTTATTATTTTCCTGTGCCTTTTCCTGAAAATAACTTTTTGGATCAAGATAGAGTTTTTTATCCAGTATTCCTTGGAGTTTTTTAGCGACATTATTTAAAACAAACTTTCTAACACTTTCATAACCCTGGTCAAGATAGATAGCACCAATAATTGCTTCCAGTGCATTGGCTAGCAAATATTGTCTAGCACGTCCAGTATCCTTGGCTTCTCCCCGACTCATTAATAAATATTTTTCTACTTCAAGTTCTTTAGCTATCTGCGCCAGCATTTCACCATTGACTAAAGCACTTCTCCAGCTTGTAAGTTCGCCTTCCGGATTTGAGTAATTTTTATAAAGATACTCAGTTATGATAAGTTCTAAAACAGCATCACCCAAAAACTCCAGCCGTTCATTATGATCGAGTTCGTAATTCCTGTTTTCATTCAAATAAGAACGATGAGTTGTTGCCTGCTTAAGCAATTCAATATTATTGAATTTAATTGCGATTTTCTTAGCTAAACTTTCTATCATAAAAAGTGTAAAACTCGAAATTCAACGCACGAAATAATAAATCTTAATATTTAACATTTCGAATTTAGAATTTCGGATTTTAATCATTAATTATTATAATAAAAATCTATTTTTCTTCTTTTTCAATGTCACTCTTTTTGTGATTTTTAGAAGTATCATCTTTCATAGGCTCTCCCATCTCTCGATAGATTGTTCCTAAAACACCATTCACAAATCGTGCGCTATTTTCACCACCAAAATTTTTTGCAAGTTCTATAGCCTCATTTATAGCAACCTTAGGAGGCACTTCTTCATAATTGCCATGCATAAGTTCATAAATACCCAAACGTAAAACATTGCGATCTATTATAGCAACTTGATCTAATGGCCATTCGGGAGCACATTTTTCTATGATAGCATCTATATCAGACAAATTTTGCATGGTTCCCTTTACCAGAGAAGTGACAAAATCGTATTGATCTATACCAGGAGCAAATTCTTTAACATTACGGTCTATAATATCGTCAATATTATCATTATTTCCTCCCTGAAAATCCCACTCAAAAAGAGATTGCATCGCAATTGAACGTTGAAGGTGCCGATTTGCCATTTTTATTTTAAAATTATTTCTTTTTATTAACTTTTTTAAGAGTATTGACAACTTCTTTACCCTTATAAAATCCGCAGAAACTGCAGGCCTTGTGAGGAAGCTTTGCTTTATTACACTTTGGACAAGTTATTGTTTTTACTATTTTAGTTTTAAAACGATCTCTTTTGGCATCCCGTCTCTGTTTTGTGTGCCTTTGTTTTGGTACAGACATTTTTTTATATAATAAATTATTACAAATCTTGAACCATAATAACACACATTTTTCCTATTAGCAAGATTAGGAATATTTTTAAATATTAGGATAAGTAGATGTTTCTTTTTTTGAATTTATATTAATTAAAATACCAATACTGATTAAAAGAGTTATCATTGAGCTTCCGCCATAACTCAAAAGGGGCAATGGGATGCCAGTAACCGGCATAATACCTATATTCATGCCTATATTTTCAAAAATTTGTACAAAAAACATAGACATGATGCCAACAACTATCAGGAAACTGAAATTATCAGGCGCATTTAGTGCAATAGTTCTCATTCTTGAAAAAATTATAAAATACAAACCTAAAATAAAAAATGACCCCAAAAGTCCCAGCTCTTCAGCAATAGAAGCAAAGATAAAATCAGTATGCTTCTCAGGTAAAAAATTTAACTGCGATTGTGATCCGTGACCTATTCCTTTGCCTATTAAACCGCCAGATCCGACTGAAATCATTGATTGAATAACGTTATATCCGCTTCCTCGTGGATCTACTACGCCCGATTTTACTAAACCATAAATCCTATCTTTTTGATATGTTTGCAATTGAAACCACCCTAAAACTGATAATATTATTCCAAATAATATTATAATAAGGATTTTCCTTGCACTTATACCGGAAACAGCAGTCATGCTGATCCATATAGCAACAAGAACCATGGCGCTTCCGAAATCTGGTTGTTTTATTACTAAGATAAACATTATCCCGCAAAGAATTAATGATGCAATAAGCCTTCCTGTTTCACCTAGTTCCATTTTCTTCTGCGAAATAAAACTGGCTAGAAAAATAATAAGTGAAATTTTTGCAATTTCTACCGGCTGAACATGAAAAGATCCTATGCCTATCCATCCTGCTGTGCCCCTTACTGTAATTCCAAAAATTAAGACTGCCACTAATATAATTAGCGTAAAAAAATAAATCAGCGTGCTTTTTGATTTTAGAATTTGATAATCAAAAAAAGCGAAAAAAAACATGCATGTGATTCCTATAAAAACAAACATTATTTGCCGCCAAAAAATATTCAGACTTCCTCCACTGGGGATAAACATAGAGATACTATAAAGTACAACTAAGCCTATCGCCAGCAAAAGGAATGTTGAAAATATAAGTA
Encoded here:
- a CDS encoding CAP domain-containing protein, which translates into the protein MLHITEKSKNTLSKALVAEIFISLAMFVVFFAPLVKASDITADIIIKLVNNARKSSNVAVLKKNDILQKAAEQKAQDMIENNYFAHISPQGKSPWDWINENKYGYRYAGENLAINFTSAEDQQKAWMNSPTHRKNILNENYDETGIAVKQGIIDGQRAVVVVQMFGKQMQQNISSGNMPISTVSDINTQEKKPSKVAGISDKTSLDVLFKNNQSAIIGWSLAFGFAIFLILIDIAAVIHKKHDPLFILQKNKNTKFYDVY
- the murD gene encoding UDP-N-acetylmuramoyl-L-alanine--D-glutamate ligase: MDASFFKDKKITVMGIGLHGGSVGMIKFLSDHGAKVIATDIKTKEHLESSLEKLKGVKNVHFILGHHRNEDFTKVDMVIKNPAVPWNEKHIKIALENNIPVEMDSGLFFKLCKNKIIGVTGSKGKTTTSKIIYDILKSAGKNPIKVGIGQISVMDRLEKLEKDSIPVFELSSWRLSALGREKVSPHIAVITNIFIDHLNYYKTMEKYIEDKQYIFSNQNTKDWLIINGDDQQIHEMVKENKSQIISFSYSPIKYSPSVFIEDNIIFLNDGVDIKRIISTEKINILGKHNLSNVMAAIGAVYAYGISVPEIKKALPKLKGTEHRLEFVLESNGIKYYNDTAATIPDAAILALESFSQPVILIAGGTDKNLDFKKFAKKIIEKTKYLVLLKGNATEKIINEINDISEKGLVDLFEVVNSMEEAVSIARKKAQKNDIVLLSPGAASFGLFANEFDRGDKFKEAVKK
- a CDS encoding D-aminoacylase, which translates into the protein MMYDIIIKNGTIIDGSGKPMYRADIGIQEGVITYIGDLKNECTEIEIDATKRYVTPGFIDINNHSDTYWRIFSDPALESLIYQGITTIVGGNCGSSIAPLVDHHVMKSIQKWADIKKISFNWVSMKDFLEEVSKKNISLNFGSLVGHETLRRGLVGDEVRDINSVEMETMKKMLEQAMKEGALGLSTGLVYTHAKLASSLEIEELAEVVKKYDGVYATHIRGEGHELLNSIEEAIGVARVTGVRLQISHLKAVGMRNWNIMGKALNVIEKARKEGIDVNFDVYPYTVTGNVLYILLPDWATEGGRNMMISRLKDPNNRESIIKEMKESEFDYSKIIISVSNIDKTLNHKKISEIAKAQEKSVEEVIIDLLIASEGRVITMIELLSEENIDKCIMNPFSIISSNGSGYKIEHSKTGELVHPRSFGTFPRIFANYVRKKEIISWEEAVYKMSGLPAEKFKIKKRGIIKEKNYADIVVFDPNLIRDMATIENPYKYSQGIDWVIINGKPIIKNGIMTSMRSGEVIKRKSSFFEF
- the rnc gene encoding ribonuclease III produces the protein MIESLAKKIAIKFNNIELLKQATTHRSYLNENRNYELDHNERLEFLGDAVLELIITEYLYKNYSNPEGELTSWRSALVNGEMLAQIAKELEVEKYLLMSRGEAKDTGRARQYLLANALEAIIGAIYLDQGYESVRKFVLNNVAKKLQGILDKKLYLDPKSYFQEKAQENNKITPIYKVIKDWGPDHDKHFVVGVFLGDKLIAEGSGNSKQEAQREAAREGLKIKGWL
- the nusB gene encoding transcription antitermination factor NusB, which encodes MANRHLQRSIAMQSLFEWDFQGGNNDNIDDIIDRNVKEFAPGIDQYDFVTSLVKGTMQNLSDIDAIIEKCAPEWPLDQVAIIDRNVLRLGIYELMHGNYEEVPPKVAINEAIELAKNFGGENSARFVNGVLGTIYREMGEPMKDDTSKNHKKSDIEKEEK
- the rpmF gene encoding 50S ribosomal protein L32, yielding MSVPKQRHTKQRRDAKRDRFKTKIVKTITCPKCNKAKLPHKACSFCGFYKGKEVVNTLKKVNKKK
- the rodA gene encoding rod shape-determining protein RodA, with the protein product MINKLLKIDPILIFSTFLLLAIGLVVLYSISMFIPSGGSLNIFWRQIMFVFIGITCMFFFAFFDYQILKSKSTLIYFFTLIILVAVLIFGITVRGTAGWIGIGSFHVQPVEIAKISLIIFLASFISQKKMELGETGRLIASLILCGIMFILVIKQPDFGSAMVLVAIWISMTAVSGISARKILIIILFGIILSVLGWFQLQTYQKDRIYGLVKSGVVDPRGSGYNVIQSMISVGSGGLIGKGIGHGSQSQLNFLPEKHTDFIFASIAEELGLLGSFFILGLYFIIFSRMRTIALNAPDNFSFLIVVGIMSMFFVQIFENIGMNIGIMPVTGIPLPLLSYGGSSMITLLISIGILININSKKETSTYPNI